In Bufo gargarizans isolate SCDJY-AF-19 chromosome 6, ASM1485885v1, whole genome shotgun sequence, a single genomic region encodes these proteins:
- the PLEKHA1 gene encoding pleckstrin homology domain-containing family A member 1 isoform X3, translated as MPYVDRQNRICGFLDIEEHENSGKFLRRYFILDTSQNGLLWYMDNPQNLPAGSPSVGCLKLTYISKVSDATKLRPKAEFCFVINAGMRKYFLQANDQQDLVEWVNVLNKATKITVPKPSDQPCPADSVHNQMEYSGSKKQISYRTEIVGGVPIITPTQQDISESANTGDRGNLKRTQSQLSSPYRLSEGGIIKAGYCVKQGAVMKTWKRRFFLLDENTIGYFKSDMDRDPLRMIQLREVQKVQECKQSDIMMRDNLFEIVTTSRTFYVQADSPEEMHSWIRAISGAIVAQRGPARSAASMRQVRRLSNPCIPRRTPPYTPTPAPLFAPSVSLTRPPELSTLTPGLFIGTGMTLAPIPRTSQDTLRSRLSLQETKLAK; from the exons ATGCCTTACGTGGATCGTCAGAATCGCATTTGTGGCTTCCTGGACATCGAGGAACACGAGAACAGCGGCAAGTTTCTTAGGAGATATTTCATCTTGGACACCAGCCAGAATGGTCTGCTATGGTACATGGACAATCCACAG AACCTCCCTGCAGGTTCCCCTTCTGTAGGGTGTCTTAAGCTCACCTACATTTCAAAG GTGAGCGATGCCACGAAACTTCGACCAAAGGCTGAGTTTTGCTTTG TAATAAATGCCGGCATGAGGAAATACTTTCTACAAGCCAATGATCAGCAAGACCTAGTGGAATGGGTGAATGTCCTCAACAAAGCTACCAAAATTACA GTACCAAAACCCAGTGACCAACCGTGTCCTGCTGACAGTGTGCACAACCAGATGGAATATTCAGGCAGCAAGAAGCAGATCTCCTACAGGACTGAAATAGTTGGCGGCGTCCCCATTATTACCCCAACGCAG CAAGACATAAGTGAAAGTGCCAACACTGGTGATCGAGGAAACTTGAAACGTACTCAGAGTCAGCTCTCCTCTCCCTATCGGCTTTCAGAAGGCGGTATTATAAAAGCTGGGTACTGTGTCAAGCAAGGAGCTGTG ATGAAGACCTGGAAAAGAAGATTCTTTCTTCTAGATGAGAACACAATAGGATATTTTAAGTCTGATATG GACAGAGATCCGCTTCGCATGATACAGCTGAGGGAGGTGCAGAAGGTGCAGGAATGCAAACAAAG TGACATAATGATGAGGGACAACTTATTTGAAATAGTCACGACTTCTCGAACGTTTTACGTGCAG GCAGACAGTCCTGAAGAAATGCACAGCTGGATTCGAGCCATATCTGGCGCCATTGTAGCACAACGTGGGCCGGCCCGATCTGCAGCCTCT ATGCGACAGGTCAGACGTCTTTCAAATCCCTGTATTCCGAG GAGAACCCCACCTTATACTCCGACTCCAGCTCCTCTTTTCGCTCCTTCGGTCTCCCTCACCCGACCGCCCGAGCTCAGCACTCTGACCCCGGGCCTCTTTATCGGAACAGGGATGACTCTAGCACCGATACCAAGAACCAGCCAGGACACCTTAAGATCCCGTCTGTCTCTGCAGGAAACCAAGCTGGCAAAATGA
- the PLEKHA1 gene encoding pleckstrin homology domain-containing family A member 1 isoform X2: MPYVDRQNRICGFLDIEEHENSGKFLRRYFILDTSQNGLLWYMDNPQNLPAGSPSVGCLKLTYISKVSDATKLRPKAEFCFVINAGMRKYFLQANDQQDLVEWVNVLNKATKITVPKPSDQPCPADSVHNQMEYSGSKKQISYRTEIVGGVPIITPTQQDISESANTGDRGNLKRTQSQLSSPYRLSEGGIIKAGYCVKQGAVMKTWKRRFFLLDENTIGYFKSDMDRDPLRMIQLREVQKVQECKQSDIMMRDNLFEIVTTSRTFYVQADSPEEMHSWIRAISGAIVAQRGPARSAASENPTLYSDSSSSFRSFGLPHPTARAQHSDPGPLYRNRDDSSTDTKNQPGHLKIPSVSAGNQAGKMTQSVPSAISLFQSGIVDLDDASLPVTDV, encoded by the exons ATGCCTTACGTGGATCGTCAGAATCGCATTTGTGGCTTCCTGGACATCGAGGAACACGAGAACAGCGGCAAGTTTCTTAGGAGATATTTCATCTTGGACACCAGCCAGAATGGTCTGCTATGGTACATGGACAATCCACAG AACCTCCCTGCAGGTTCCCCTTCTGTAGGGTGTCTTAAGCTCACCTACATTTCAAAG GTGAGCGATGCCACGAAACTTCGACCAAAGGCTGAGTTTTGCTTTG TAATAAATGCCGGCATGAGGAAATACTTTCTACAAGCCAATGATCAGCAAGACCTAGTGGAATGGGTGAATGTCCTCAACAAAGCTACCAAAATTACA GTACCAAAACCCAGTGACCAACCGTGTCCTGCTGACAGTGTGCACAACCAGATGGAATATTCAGGCAGCAAGAAGCAGATCTCCTACAGGACTGAAATAGTTGGCGGCGTCCCCATTATTACCCCAACGCAG CAAGACATAAGTGAAAGTGCCAACACTGGTGATCGAGGAAACTTGAAACGTACTCAGAGTCAGCTCTCCTCTCCCTATCGGCTTTCAGAAGGCGGTATTATAAAAGCTGGGTACTGTGTCAAGCAAGGAGCTGTG ATGAAGACCTGGAAAAGAAGATTCTTTCTTCTAGATGAGAACACAATAGGATATTTTAAGTCTGATATG GACAGAGATCCGCTTCGCATGATACAGCTGAGGGAGGTGCAGAAGGTGCAGGAATGCAAACAAAG TGACATAATGATGAGGGACAACTTATTTGAAATAGTCACGACTTCTCGAACGTTTTACGTGCAG GCAGACAGTCCTGAAGAAATGCACAGCTGGATTCGAGCCATATCTGGCGCCATTGTAGCACAACGTGGGCCGGCCCGATCTGCAGCCTCT GAGAACCCCACCTTATACTCCGACTCCAGCTCCTCTTTTCGCTCCTTCGGTCTCCCTCACCCGACCGCCCGAGCTCAGCACTCTGACCCCGGGCCTCTTTATCGGAACAGGGATGACTCTAGCACCGATACCAAGAACCAGCCAGGACACCTTAAGATCCCGTCTGTCTCTGCAGGAAACCAAGCTGGCAAAATGACTCAATCTGTGCCCAGCGCCATTAGTCTGTTTCAATCGGGGATTGTTGACTTAGATGATGCCAGCTTGCCAGTCACTGATGTCTGA
- the PLEKHA1 gene encoding pleckstrin homology domain-containing family A member 1 isoform X1 yields the protein MPYVDRQNRICGFLDIEEHENSGKFLRRYFILDTSQNGLLWYMDNPQNLPAGSPSVGCLKLTYISKVSDATKLRPKAEFCFVINAGMRKYFLQANDQQDLVEWVNVLNKATKITVPKPSDQPCPADSVHNQMEYSGSKKQISYRTEIVGGVPIITPTQQDISESANTGDRGNLKRTQSQLSSPYRLSEGGIIKAGYCVKQGAVMKTWKRRFFLLDENTIGYFKSDMDRDPLRMIQLREVQKVQECKQSDIMMRDNLFEIVTTSRTFYVQADSPEEMHSWIRAISGAIVAQRGPARSAASVFLIPTLPCLPADATGQTSFKSLYSEENPTLYSDSSSSFRSFGLPHPTARAQHSDPGPLYRNRDDSSTDTKNQPGHLKIPSVSAGNQAGKMTQSVPSAISLFQSGIVDLDDASLPVTDV from the exons ATGCCTTACGTGGATCGTCAGAATCGCATTTGTGGCTTCCTGGACATCGAGGAACACGAGAACAGCGGCAAGTTTCTTAGGAGATATTTCATCTTGGACACCAGCCAGAATGGTCTGCTATGGTACATGGACAATCCACAG AACCTCCCTGCAGGTTCCCCTTCTGTAGGGTGTCTTAAGCTCACCTACATTTCAAAG GTGAGCGATGCCACGAAACTTCGACCAAAGGCTGAGTTTTGCTTTG TAATAAATGCCGGCATGAGGAAATACTTTCTACAAGCCAATGATCAGCAAGACCTAGTGGAATGGGTGAATGTCCTCAACAAAGCTACCAAAATTACA GTACCAAAACCCAGTGACCAACCGTGTCCTGCTGACAGTGTGCACAACCAGATGGAATATTCAGGCAGCAAGAAGCAGATCTCCTACAGGACTGAAATAGTTGGCGGCGTCCCCATTATTACCCCAACGCAG CAAGACATAAGTGAAAGTGCCAACACTGGTGATCGAGGAAACTTGAAACGTACTCAGAGTCAGCTCTCCTCTCCCTATCGGCTTTCAGAAGGCGGTATTATAAAAGCTGGGTACTGTGTCAAGCAAGGAGCTGTG ATGAAGACCTGGAAAAGAAGATTCTTTCTTCTAGATGAGAACACAATAGGATATTTTAAGTCTGATATG GACAGAGATCCGCTTCGCATGATACAGCTGAGGGAGGTGCAGAAGGTGCAGGAATGCAAACAAAG TGACATAATGATGAGGGACAACTTATTTGAAATAGTCACGACTTCTCGAACGTTTTACGTGCAG GCAGACAGTCCTGAAGAAATGCACAGCTGGATTCGAGCCATATCTGGCGCCATTGTAGCACAACGTGGGCCGGCCCGATCTGCAGCCTCT GTGTTTTTAATTCCCACCCTGCCCTGTCTCCCCGCAGATGCGACAGGTCAGACGTCTTTCAAATCCCTGTATTCCGAG GAGAACCCCACCTTATACTCCGACTCCAGCTCCTCTTTTCGCTCCTTCGGTCTCCCTCACCCGACCGCCCGAGCTCAGCACTCTGACCCCGGGCCTCTTTATCGGAACAGGGATGACTCTAGCACCGATACCAAGAACCAGCCAGGACACCTTAAGATCCCGTCTGTCTCTGCAGGAAACCAAGCTGGCAAAATGACTCAATCTGTGCCCAGCGCCATTAGTCTGTTTCAATCGGGGATTGTTGACTTAGATGATGCCAGCTTGCCAGTCACTGATGTCTGA